The Thermoanaerobaculales bacterium genome segment GGCCTCGATGTCGTCGCTGCCCGCGTAGCGGTGGCTTTCACCTGCCCGCGCCGCGTACTCCCACTCCGCCTCGGTCGGCAGGCGGTAGCCGGTGCAGGCCAGCCCCTTGAAGGACACGGTGGCGCCGCTGACCTGGTAGCACTCCTCCAGGCCCGCCTTGCGGGAGAGCCGGTTCGCATACTCGATCGCGTCGGTCCAGCTCACCTGCTCCACGGGGCAGCTCGCGCCGCAGCTCGAGCGGCGCGACGGGTTCGAGCCCATCACCGCCTGCCACTGCCCCTGCGTCACCTCCGTCTCCCCCATCCAGAACGGCCGCGTGATCGTGACCTGGTGCTGGTTCTCGTCCGGGTTGCGGTCAGCCTCGTCCTTCGGGCTGCCCATCGTGAACGACCCCGCCGCGATCAACCGGTAGGCCGCGCCGTCGTTCGGGTCGTTCCAGGGCGCCCCGGCTGCCTGCTCGGCAACCGCCTCGCCGGGAGCGGCAGCGACCTCCTGTGCGGATGACGGGCTCGCAACCCACGCGACGGCCAGCAGCGCGAGGAGCGCCGGCCACGGGCTCGTGTGCGCGCGCATCGCGGATCTCTCCTTCCCACCAGAAGCTGCGGGACCGATGAT includes the following:
- a CDS encoding formylglycine-generating enzyme family protein, whose translation is MRAHTSPWPALLALLAVAWVASPSSAQEVAAAPGEAVAEQAAGAPWNDPNDGAAYRLIAAGSFTMGSPKDEADRNPDENQHQVTITRPFWMGETEVTQGQWQAVMGSNPSRRSSCGASCPVEQVSWTDAIEYANRLSRKAGLEECYQVSGATVSFKGLACTGYRLPTEAEWEYAARAGESHRYAGSDDIEAVAWYSSNAGGATGPVGGKEANAWGLRDMSGNVREWCWDRYGDYPSGNATDPLGPPGGTLQVIRGGSAGSKAPTHRVAYRGWQDPDDRLGNLGFRLVRTAE